ATATAGTAAGATAGGCTATCAAGCTTTGACTAAAGGCAATTTTTCCAAAATTCTGTGGTTCAAGAATCCGAACCAGATACGGTATTGTTATTAAAGGGAGTAAATAATTAACAAACTGGAGCGAATATAAAGACAAAATATTTTTCCCTACAGTAGAACAAAAACCTTTTCGGGTTAATTCGATTATCCTTGCAACCCGTGTGACCAATGACCTTCTCGTACCATAAGGAATCAGGTTACCGCATAAATTCCAACTGCTCCCCATTATCTAAGCACTAACCTCCAAACCAAGAATAACAGCTATCTCTGCGGATAGTGGGTTGTGACACTGATGTATCCTTAGGACTTACGCAAATCGTTGATACGTTCCAGAGGTGACAGTCACTTCGCAAGTGACTGTCACCTCTGGAATGTGCGTAAGTCCTATCCTTTTACTTTCGTTTAAGTACGTAGTACTGATATAGACCTTTTGAGTTAAGCCAGCCTTTTCGCCGTATATCTTCTGAAACTTTATATAGAAGGGGAAGTTTAGATGCGAAACCGGACAAAGGCGGGAACAAGTAAAAACTTCCTAAACGCCGTTTGATTAAAAAATGATTCTCAAACAAACCTTGTAGTATCTTGGGCGAAATATAACTTTCCAGTAATTGCCCGGTTCGGTTGGTATTCCGGCGCAAAATAACCGCTTCTGTTTTGCGTACTACCTCAAAAATGCTTTGCGGATTCGGCGTGGAAATGATGCTCCATCCTCCTGGGGTAATCATTCGTGCTATTTCAATAACAGAGAAGGGTTGTAATTCTTGCTCAATATGTTCCAGTACTTCAGAACAGACGACCAGATCAAACTTTTGATCAGGAAATGGAAAACCAGGTAATGCTGCGGTAGAAAATTTTATCTGCGGGTAATTTGGAAGAATATTTTTCATGAGTGGAGTTGCGGTAATATCAACTGAAATAACCTTATCGAATCTTTCGGCCAGAAACCTGGAAATTTTTCCAGCTCCCGCGCCTATATCTAAAACCGTAGCGGATGAGGGTAAAGCGAGCGAGTTTATCAACTCGAATACAACCTGATACCTCTCGTAATCATCGTATGACAGTTTTCGACTGGTTCCAAAAAACTGTTGATAAAATTCTTGTGATTGATGTAGCTGGTCGCTTTTGCTCAAAGCTATTCTCCTAACAGCGATCATTTAAGAATTGAGGATTTTTTGATAGGCAGGCAACAGGTGAGTATCCACTATTTTTTGCCAGCTATGTTCAAGCACTGACGAACGCGCATGGTTCTGTATTTGGTTAAGTAAAGTTTGATCTCGCGCAATGCGGATAAAGGCATCATTAGCCAGTGCTTCCGGCGTATCGTCTATCAGTAACCCGTTAAAACAATCTTGGATAAAATATTGGTGACCTTCGGTATTTGTAGCAATTACCGGCAACCCACAGCCAAGATATTCGGCTACTTTGAGTGGTGGTTGAATGTAGTAACCGCTCTCTATGGGGAGGTAGGAAACACCCATATCAGCAGCAGACAAATAAGCCGGAACTGATTGATAGGGGACATATCCCTCAAAAACCACACGATCAACAATACTTAAATCTTTGGCCAGGTTAATCAGGTTTAGTTTATCGGGGCCATTACCAATCAAAACCAACTTCAGTTGAGGGCATTTCACCTGGGCCTGTTTTAGCGCGTAGAGAAGCGTATCAAGTCGCCGTCGTTTATCCAATACACCAGAATAGATAAAAATAAAATCGTTGTTAGAGTACCCCAATCGCTCTCGAATTTTTGAATTGCCGACGGGGTTAAATTTTTCAAGATTGACTCCTAACGGAGCAATATAAAAATTAGGTTTCATTGTGCCAAATATAGATCGAGCAACACTTTCTGATATTATAAAAACAGCATCGAAAAACAAGACTTGCCGCAATATGGGAGAGAGGTTTTCGAGTCTTCTTTTTATTCCGGAACTGATTGGTCCACTGCGTATATTATAAATCCATTTAGCTTTAGATATTCGTCGTCCTAACAATGGCAACAAAAATGCGCCGGAGAAGGGATAAACATGAACTAAATCAAAATACTCTGTTTTTACATAGTCCAGTACGCTTTGGATAAAAGAGGTAATGCCTGTTAGTGTTCGGCCAGAATTGACTGGTATACGAGTTACTTTTACACCATTCACACTTTGTGATGATGGCTCGTCAGGCCGTCCTAGAACGATGGCGTATACATCAGTCCCAGACCTGGCTTCATTCATTGTATTTTCATACAAATCGGTAAGTCCTTGATCTGGGTAAAAGTTAAATGCTACGTGACAAACGCGCACCTTAATCTTGCTCCGTTAAATTCTCATCTTCAGTATTTGGCGTAAAAAAGTCTAATGACAGGAACGATTGTACGATACCGTTATCATAAACTCGCAAACGTGATGGTCCACTGAGATAATCGGCAAAACTTTCAGACGGCGGAACAAGCTCAATAACCTGTTCCTTTGGGAAGGGAATAGAGAAACCCTTAATCATATCATATTCACGATGAACGATTAAACTTGCCGGTTCATACGTAGTTGGATTCCGGGGATCAATAATTTCTGCTTTATCCAGATATAAACTAGATTTAGCACTGGCAGCTAGAGTATTGTTGCCATACACATTTTTAACATAATTAAACCCCTCAATTTCAGAAATATAGAAACCAGGCCGAACACTCAGGTTGCTTACATATAATGGGCTATCTGGAATAGATCTGGTAGGCGAGGTTATCATTAGAGCTAGGATGAGAAAAAGAATTAACGGCGTTGTTAAAGATGCCATTATTTTCAGCTTACCCTGAATGTAAAGTAGCCTTGACAAAACAGTGGCTACTAACAAAGAAGCTGGTACATAGAGAAAAACAATCCAGCGAGCGGGTAAAATTGCGGCTGCGCCAATAACACTTGCGCCGTAGGTAACACCTAGAAATGCTCCAAGCAAGGAGGTTAACACTACACTATCATTCTCTTGAGTTTGATTGTTAAACGAAGCTAATGCCCCCACCAGGGAAAATATTAATAAGACTGTCCATCCGGCTTCTCCTAGGAATACGGACCATTTGTTTAATGAACCTGCAATGGACACAGATTCAACATTACCCAGTTCCACAGTGGATAAAGCTGATTTAACAGATAGTGTCGCCAGACTGAAAAAATCAAGGTTGGGTCTTAAATAACTTACCATCCAATAGGACAGCATACCAACACCTACTATAATCGAGAGGGTCGTACTCACCAAAATAGACGACCTGCTCATGCGATCATTGATGAATCTCATCAACCCTGGCAGTGCCATCATAACCAGTAGAGCGAAAAATAAAATGAGTGTTGCCAGTGAGTGAGTCAGCACCATAATGCTACTAAAAAGTATGATGATTATAGTCCAGCTAATCTTTTCCCCAGGTTTTTGTGATTCCTTCCGTTCAAAGAGACTCAAAAGTATCAGAATAAAAAAAACAATAGCCAGAGTCATTGGTATTATTTGCACACCCCACTGAATTTGGTAGTCACTTAAGCTTATCAGTAGGGCTGCAAATAGCCCCGTCCTGGCCTCAAAAAGCATTTTACCAATAGGAAAAACACCCAATAGAGCAATAGACTGAAGAATACTCACCAAAAATATACCCATTTTGGAGGTTAAGCCGGATACCAAGCAAAAAACTGCGGCTAGCAAATGCATAACCGGGAAAGGGCTATAAGAACTTTCTGGAACTTCACCAGTGACCATCAATTCCTCAATAAGTCTTTGATGGTAAAAAGGATCATTTCCCGACACGCTGGGGTAAAGAAAAAAGGCTCCAGCTCTAAAGCTTATGCTTAACAAAAGAATCTGGCCTAGCAATACTGCCTGCTTCCAGGTAGGGGCGCAATCAAGTATGGTAATCTGTAAAACCACTATGGCTACAGCACTCAAGAAAAATCCAAAATAGGCTGGATTTCTGTAATAAAGCGACTCTCTAAGTACAAAAATACTGGTTAGTAAAAAGATAAGAAATACAAATACTACTATCACAAAAGGTTCGGTAGCGGTTTGCCAAAATGATGAGGGATTACTCGATTTCCTCTCGCTCAAAAAATTTCTTATAGAAAGGTAAATCAGGCAAGCAATAGATATTGCATATCCCAAGTGAGTTCGATTTAAATTGTAGTATTCACTGGCAAAAATTGCCGCTATTCCAATTCCAAGTCCTACTATGGCCAAAAAAACATCAGTACGGCTAGTTATTGTGTTAATATTCAAGATGGAAGCCTCCGAACCCAACGTCTAGACCCTTTCCACAAAATCTGAGGAATTTGTGGAAATATTTCACGCAAACGCCGAAAGCGAAAGTAAAATAATACTTCTTCATCTTCAATTTTGGGTTTGCGTTGAATTAAACTTTTTAAGTATCCCCAGCCGTAAGCTAGAAATAAATATTTGGGATGATTGAATAAAGCGGTATGGGCACAATGTCCAAGAACAATAAGGGGATGATAACCAAGATAATACGACTCTGCCCCCCTCATAACCCATCTTGCCCATAGTGAGGTTGACTCATGTGTTTTTCGTAACATATTGGCTTGAATGTGTTCAAACCGACAAAGTTTCCACCCCTTTGTCACTGCCCTGGCTTCAGCTACTGTTTCGGGGGCGCGTACAATTTGTATTCCGCCAATTTGCTCGAAGCATTGACGCCGATATAGACGTATACCATCTGTGGGGTGATCCCCCAGAACTATCTCAATTTCTTTGTTAACTTTCCCTTTGTTTCCTTCGTAGATAACCATGCTAGGACTGGCTATACCCAATGACGCACTTTTATCAAACTCCTGAACTAACAATTCAAAACAAGAAGAATCGAACAAAACATCTGCATCAATCTTCCCCATTAATTCATAGGTAATACCTGCTTTCTCGGCTGCCAGTTGGAGTTGTGTAAAACCATAATCAACTACTTCGGCAAAATGTTTTCCCAATCCTCCAGGACCCGGCGGCAGTGAACGACTAATAATCCAGGAATTATTTGCCGTAAGCTCATCTATGATCTCCTGAGTTCTATCAGTGCTACCATCGTTTACAATAAGCCATAAGGCAGGGCGATGGCTTTGTTTCAGAATTGATTGAGCCGCAGTTGGCAGATTGTTTTCTTCATTCCTTACCGGAGTCATCAGGAGATAGTTCATTGCTATCACTGCCTCTCAAACTTATTATTCAATACTTCTACAGCATTTGAGAAATGATAAGGTTTAGCCAAGTTTGGCAAGTTCAAGACAAAAGACCGAACATTTTTAACTTGATTTAATTGAGCCTGTGCATCTTTCCACCGTTTGCTCAATGAATTATCAGGGAAAACGTAAGTGTAAGCTTCCACATATCGCGGATATACGCCAATATGACCAATATTATAGTTTGAATGGTCTTCCGCAGCAGAAACAGCGACCAATTGAGAAAGATTGTTACCAATCTCTAATTCATTCAGGCTAATTTTGTGGTCTGAGCTGACTTTACATTGAATAATACTGGTCAGGCAGCTTTGATTTATTGTTGGCAGATCTTTTGATTTGAAACGCATTAGAAATAAAAGAAGTCGAAACCTATCAAAAGTTGAAAGGGTTTCGGTTGGCAAATATTTATATCTAAAAGCAAAAATACCGGCGAGGGCAGGAAAACTGAATACCTGACCATCGCCTACAATCACGGTATCATCACCCATTATCCGCCACCCATTACTTTGACGGAGCAGGGTCATAAGTAAGGTTGTTTTATAAGTTCCACCTCGTCCAAACAAAATAACGGCCCGTCCATCTTTTGAGGCGGCAGCACCGTGCACCAAAAAGTATTCCTTTTGGGATAGGCGGTAAGCTACAATTTGTTTCAACAACAGTGATTCCCAAAACATACCTGGAGCCAAAATCTGTTTCAAGCTCTTATAGGTACCGGAGATACGAATACAGGTTTTACCGTATTCAAAGCCCTTGATTTCAACTTGCCAATGGGCAGTGCGGTAAGCATCTTTACAGTAAAAATAATTTTCGCGCACAAAGAATTGGTGATCAACCAAATAACATCCCTGCTTATCAGGTTCAAAGTCTCCGATTTCTAGAACAATATCCGGCTTACGGTCCAGATTGGTCACCTGGAAATATCGAAATGGTTGGCTAATTTCTTTTATAGGATCAAAGGCGGCAGACCTTTGAACGCCAATAGAAACCAGGCCGTGGATATCATAGTACTCTGTTACGGTCGTCAAGCGATCACGTTCCCCGTATTGATAGTTTCATCTTTAGTACCATACAAATCTAAAACACACTTAAGTACATTGGAAGTGATTTTTTCAGGCATAGTAATTTGGCGATAAGGGATATTGACGGGTAAATTCCTATATAATAAAGCTTCATATATTTCCCAATGTCGGGCGAAATCTGATTCAGGAAATAGGCAACCGTAGAGTGCTGTATGACGAACGAAAGGAAAGAATTCAAGTTTTTGATTGCTCACTGTCCGTTTAACGATCTTGGCTCGATCAACCGGCTGGTAAAAAAATTCCTGCCCGCTGAGCAATGAATTAAATTCGGCAATATCTGCCGAGGCTTGTAAAGCATTTGGGAATACTTTTACCGAACTAATAGGGGTAAACACTTTTACATATCCCCCACTAAAACGATAGACCAGATTCCATACTTTGAAGCGCAATTTTTTCGTCTTTGATAAGGTTCTCCATACACTAGGTCGTAGATTGTAACCAAACATATTTAGAGGTGAAAAAAAACTAGAAACTTGCCCATCTTTGCAAATAACAAAATTATCTCCTAAATAGTTGAAGCCTTTTTGGTCAACTGCTTCTAAGGCAATGGTTGTTTTGCCGCCTCCCCCACGTCCTGAATATATAGCTGCCTTGTTTCCCAATGAAATTGCCGAGGCATGGATGAAGGAATACCCCTGCTTGGTTAGCATATATTGTATAAAAAAGTCAATCACCCGGCCCGGAATAAATGGTAGGCCAGATAAATTAGCATTTACTCTTACTTTACATTGAGCCGCATCAAGTCCCGTAACATCAAACTGCCAGTTCCCTCCCAACTTTTCCGATATTCCAGTATGATACATATAACCTGGTTTGCCATAGTATTCGTCATCAAGAATATTACAGCCTGTTAAGGATGGCGTAAATGATCCGACTTCAATTGTTAGATCAGGGGGAACATCTAACGCCAATGGTACACGAAAAGCTTGATACCGCTGGTTGATATCTAACAATTTGCGTAAACTACCCACATTGTGGTCAACAATATCGAAATTAAAAATATGGTGTACAGTGTAATGGTAAATCATTATTTCAATAATAGGACTTACGCAAATCGTTGATGCGTTCCAGAGGTGACAGTCACTTGCGAAGTGACTGTCACCTCTGGAATGTGCGCAAGTCCTAAATAAACAAACATCCGAGTATTTATTCAACCGGAAGCTGATTACAGCTTGTTCCGATTACCTCTAACCAGTGGTAAGGTACTGTAACTTCATCAAGATAAAGGTTCAGCCTCATCTTATTTGCCAAATCAGATTGAAGTAACGATGAGTCCATATCCAAACGTTGTCTTGATCCTGGCTCCAAGAGAAATATCGCTAATAACACCTCTGGGGCAGTATTGTCTTTACAAGTCAGAATGTATGTATGAGGATTTTGTTCGTGGTTTACAATAAAAACTTCCATCTGTCCAGATAATCGAGGAATGACATAAAACTCGGTATAATTTTCCTGTGCTATGGGTTGGTGTAGCGAAATGAATAGAATTAAGATAACGGCAGTAATGATGGCAACGGATATAGTAAGAACACTTTTTTTTATTGAATTATCGAGATCGTCAGAGGTCATCTGTTGGCGAAAAACAAGTGTTGCCAATAAAAACCAGGAAACAATCAGGCTGGCTAAGGTAATAAATTCACGGGTTATATTGATATTGAGGATCACCAAACTAAAAGCCTCTAGTGTTACTAATACTGCTCCCAAGGTGAAGATGAGAATAAAACGTGTAACATCTGGTTTATCATTATCCTCAACAAGAATCTGGGTTAGCAGCCAACCCGGAATAATGAATATTCCAATTATGCTGAGTAAATCCCCAATCCAGGCCAGTTCAAAAAACAATGAGGCTAGCGTAAAAATACTAAAAAATAATACGATAAAAAATTCCAGGAAATATTTCATTAGCTACAATCAGAGATACAACCACGGATACAGCCGATTTTTGCACTCAAGGCGCTGAGAATTTATGTTAAGATTTGCTCATTATTGACATTGCAGACACATTCCACGCATTTAATTGTCCACGTAAAGCATTGATTAGCATGGTAGACGTGCTCGCTTTATATTCATAAGTTGACTGAACTAACACCGAAAATAATGTGCTTATTGATGGTTCCGTCACCACCACCGCCTGACCCCTGGCTTGTAAAGCTGTTGCCAATTGTTGTTGGTGGTCATCCACCACCTCACCAAATTGCTTCAACCGGGGTACCACCACCAAAGGTTTACCCTGGCGCAAGGCCGTAATAATGGCGCCGGCGGCGGCGTGCATTACAATGATCCGGGCGGCCTGGGTCAACTCAACCATCCGTTGGCTGGTGGCAAAATCAAAATACTCGGCGTGTTTCGGCCGGTAGGTTGAACTGCCCCGCTGGATGATGACACGCTCGTCGAGTTCGGCGGCCAATTCGTCCGCCGCCTGCACCAGCCGGTCAAAACCCTGATTGTGCGTGCCCACCGTTACCAAAATCATATCACCGCCCCTTTGTATTGGGCCTTGGGGCCGCAAACCTTTAACAATTGGGGCCACTGCACCCAAAAAACATCCACCACCGGATAAACCAGCTTGCCGGTCAACGACAGGTCCTCCACCCGGCACCAACTTTCAATAAAAATGGTTTTGCAGCCCAACAGTTTGCCTAAATAAAAAAAGGGCAGCGCAATTTCGGCGCCCAGGCTCACTATCACCTGGGGACGTTCCCGCCGCAAAATTGACCAGGCCCAAAACGTGGCCCGGAGCATGCGCCAAACACTGGTCCCAACGTTGTCGGTAAAGTAGGCCGGGGCAATGGCCCGCACCTCCCCCTCCCGGGCGCTGTGATAGGTGGCAAAAAAAATGTCGTGCCCCTTAAAAGCGTCGAGAATTTGTAAGGTTTCGGTGAGATGACCGCCGTGCGAACAGGCCAAGCAGATTTTCATTACCGCTTCTCCTCCTAAACCAAGATCAAAGCCACCCGCTGCAACCAGTAAAAAACCGGATCAAAAACCAGATGCGCTGCTTGGGCTATCGGTCCTCCCCCGGTTTGCTCATACGCCAGCCGGTAGGCACACCGGGCAATCAACTCGCGGTCTGATATTTGTTTCAAGGCCTGCACCTGTTGCCGGCTACGCCTGATTTGCGGCCAATGGGTGGCAATCCACAGATAAGCCCGTAGTTTGTTAGCTAAATTTCTGCGCTCGCGCACCAGCACAAAACCCCAGGTGATAATTTCGGCCAGCAGCAGGGCCGGTAAAAGGGCCAGCAACGTGCGCCAGTTTAAACTTTTGAGCAGTTTAAGGTAACGATTGCGCTCCTGGTAAAATGTTTTTTGCGGGCCAAACCGCAGCGTGTAATCGTGATACACTACCGCCTCGGGCACGTACCAACAGCGATACCCGGCCAGCCGCGCCCGCCAGGAAAGGTCGGTGTCTTCCATATACATAAAGAAGGTGTGGTCAAAACCGCCGAGCCTGGTGAACAACTCCCGCAAAATCACAAACGCCGCGCCCGAAACCGCATCCACTTCATTCTGGCTCGACAGGGCATTTCGCTGCTGACCCACCCCCCGGCAGAGAGTCAGGCCGGTGTAGTGGATGTCGTTGCCACAGGTGTTGATGATTTCTTTATCCTTGAGCAGCAAAATTTTGGGCGTAACCAGCCCCACTTGAGGGTCAGCCACCAGCGCCTCCAGCAGGGCATCCAGCCAGCCGGGCACCACCACGGTATCGGGGTTGAGAAAGGCCAGGTAACGGCCCGTGGCGGCCTGCGCGCCCAGGTTGCAACCCCGACTAAAACCTAAATTGCTTTCACTGCGAATAAGTTGTACGGTAGGGAAATGCTGGGCCACGTAATCGGCGCTGCCGTCGGTAGAGGCGTTGTCAAACACAATGATTTCGTCGTTTGGATTAAAATTGGATAGAAGCGAGTTAAGACAAGGCGGCAAGTAGCGCCAGCCATTATAGTTGACAATGACCACACTGCACCGGGCCGTTTCCCGCCAGGCCATCGGCGCAAAACGGAGGGGGGGGTATAGTTGAGTGATTATCTCGGTTGGCATCTCCACCTCCTGCCGGGTTCAGGCTTCCGGTTCGCTGGAACGCAGCATGCGCATCAGCGGTTGACCGGCATGAACGACAAAGCCGGCCAGCAAAATCACCAGGCCAACTATGGTAAACGGAAAGGTGGCGGTCAAGTAAACCGGATCAGGGGGAGGATGGGGTTGGTAAAAATCCGGGGGCCATATTCCCCAGAGCAGGCCAAACAACAGGCAAAGCACGCTCAAACTACTACAGCAAAGCGCCGGCCGGTGGCAGGCCGTCAACCTTAAAATTCCGGCCAGCACCAGCAAGCCCTGCACCAGCACCGAACGTTTGACCTTACCCTCATACCGAACCGTAACCGGCACTTCGGCCACTCTCAGCCCAAACTTGCGGGCCAAAAACTGCATTTCGGATTCTACGGCAAAGCCGTTGGATTGAAACGAGATGGCCCGCAAGGCCCCGGCGGAGAAGGCTCTAAAACCGCATTGGGTGTCGGTGAGGGAGATGCCGGAGATTTGGTTGATGATGAAATTAAAAACGCGGTGTCCCCAGATACGGTGGCGGGGCGTGTTGCTGGTATTTTGCAGGTAGCGAGAGCCAACCACCAGGTCCGCCTGACCGGTCAAAATGGGGGCGATCAGCCTGGTCGTTTCTTGAGGCAAATGTTGTCCATCGGCGTCAATCGTGATCACCAGATCAGGGTTCAATTTGTAAGCCGCCCGGAAGCCGGTGTCCAAGGCGGCGCCCTTACCTTGGTTTTGCGCGTGGCTTACTACGGTTGCGCCGGCGGCCCGGGCTACCTCGGCAGTGCCGTCGGTGGAGCCGTCGTCTACCACCAGCACCACGGCCGCATACCGGCGCATCTCCAGCGCAATCTGGCCAATCGTTCGGGCCTCATTGTAAGCCGGAATGATGGCGACTACGGTTTGGTCGCCAGGATGATAAGGATGTTGCCTTTTGGGAAGGGTAGGTCTGATATTTATCAAGTTGACGTCGTAATAAGCCAGGGCCATTTTTCTTCTCCGTTAGGGTAGGGTCTGGGTGACGCTCGCTGCGGGGTTATCAGTTTTTAAGCCATTATGATCAACGATCTCTAATAAAGCGGGATGTTCTTGCAACACCTGCGCCACAGTTTTGCCTTCGCCGCGTTTGGGCGGTCTGGACCAGCGGCCATTGGCCAGTGCAGATAGGGCAGGCAAAATATCGCGGGTGTTCCGGCTGACGGTTGATTTATCAACCTCAAACAAAAACCCCAGGGCCTCCGTATTCAAATACAGGTGGAGCAACATCAGGGTCATCAACAACCGGTCCTTCAGCTTTAATTTATAATCCGGCCCGCCGCCGACACAGCGCCGGCGATCGGGGCGATCAAGCCGCTGGTAATGTTTACGTAACCAGTAGGGTTCCAATTTTTGCAACAATTCATTGAATTTGACCACGCTCACCCCGCTAAGCTCCTGAAAGAGGATGGGTTTTTGTTTTAATTGTTCATAAGTAATCATCAGCCCTCACCTTGTTTTACCTGATGATGGACTACACCGCTTTGTTAACATTTTGTAATTATCGTGCAACAACTACAAGTTATAGTACAACAACCTAGTCTTCCTTCAAACCCCAAAAGTTAGGGGTTGTGCTTAGCCAAAGGTACTACTTGCTATTTTTGACGAACGACGAACGACCAACGCCGAACGACCAACGACAAAGTTTGGTCGTTCGGCGGCGCCAACAGAGCTATTAAGGCTGAAGGCAACTTATTTTGGTGAATTCCTGAAAATTGATGACCCGGATTACCTATTGGTGGTGGTAACTTATTATGATACCATGGTAATTGGTTTACCGGGCCAAAGGACGCGAGGAGGAGGCAGGGGTTTAACTAAGTTAAGGAGGCCAACCTATGCAACGATCCATCCCATTCCTCTGGATTCTGGTGATCTTGCTCTTGATTTTCAACTTGGGCCTGGCATACAGCCTCAACCGGGCCAGGCTTGCGGCCATTACCACCCTGACCAAAGTTGAAACAATGCTGGATCACCTGGCCAACGACGAACTGGCATTCAACGTTGAAGTGAACCAGCCCGTGCCGATAAAGGCAGAAATCCCCTTTAATCAAACCGTAGCCGTTCCCCTTGATACGGTGGTGCCTATTGACCAGGCCCTGACCCTGCCCTTTCCGCTGCCCAATACTGACCCGCTCGAGGTTCCGCTCAAACTGGAGGTGCCTCTCAAAATGGTGGTGCCGGTTACTTTCAACCAGACCATTCCGCTGGATACGGTCGTGCAGTTGCGCGCCACCGTTCCGGTCAAGGTCAGGCTGGGGCAAACTTCGCTGGCCGGTTACCTGGGGCAGGCCAAACTGTACACGGCCCACCTGAAAAGCCGGTTGATGCTCCTGCCGGGAGCGCCAGCAGGATTAGCCCTGGTAGCCCCCGCTCGCCGGGCCGATCTGGATATTGAGCCGGTCCAGGCGAATGAACCCTCTCCGAGCACCCAACCGCCGGAACCTGCTCAATCCGCTGAACCTTCCCTGGTTGAGTCTCAACTTGTTGAACCACAACCTCCTGAACC
This sequence is a window from Anaerolineae bacterium. Protein-coding genes within it:
- a CDS encoding transposase family protein, whose translation is MITYEQLKQKPILFQELSGVSVVKFNELLQKLEPYWLRKHYQRLDRPDRRRCVGGGPDYKLKLKDRLLMTLMLLHLYLNTEALGFLFEVDKSTVSRNTRDILPALSALANGRWSRPPKRGEGKTVAQVLQEHPALLEIVDHNGLKTDNPAASVTQTLP